In one window of Drosophila mauritiana strain mau12 chromosome X, ASM438214v1, whole genome shotgun sequence DNA:
- the LOC117148019 gene encoding odorant receptor 9a yields the protein MSDEVKGKKQEKKDQSLRVQILVYRCMGIDLWSPTMANDRPWLTFVTMGPLFLFMVPMFLAAHEYITQVSLLSDTLGSTFASMLTLVKFLLFCYHRKEFVGLIYRIRAILAKEIEVWPDAREIIEVENQSDQLLSLTYTRCFGLAGIFAALKPFVGIILSSIRGDEIHLELPHNGVYPYDLQVVMFYVPTYLWNVMASYSAVTMALCVDSLLFFFTYNVCAIFKIAKHRMIHLPAVGGKEELEGLVQVLLLHQKGLQIADHIADKYRPLIFLQFFLSALQICFIGFQAADLFPNPQSLYFVAFVGSLLIALFIYSKCGENIKSASLDFGNGLYESNWTDFSPPTKRALLIAAMRAQRPCQMKGYFFEASMATFSTIVRSAVSYIMMLRSFNA from the exons ATGAGCGACGAggtaaaaggaaaaaagcaGGAGAAAAAGGACCAATCCTTGCGGGTGCAAATCCTCGTTTATCGCTGCATGGGCATCGATTTGTGGAGCCCCACGATGGCGAATGACCGCCCGTGGCTGACCTTTGTCACAATGGGACCACTTTTCCTGTTCATGGTGCCCATGTTCCTGGCCGCCCACGAGTACATCACCCAGGTGAGCCTGCTCTCCGACACCCTGGGCTCCACCTTCGCCAGCATGCTCACCCTGGTCAAGTTTCTGCTCTTCTGCTATCATCGCAAGGAGTTCGTCGGCCTGATCTACCGCATCAGGGCCATTCTGGCAAAAG AAATCGAAGTGTGGCCTGATGCGCGCGAAATCATCGAGGTGGAGAACCAAAGTGACCAATTGCTCAGTCTTACGTACACCCGCTGTTTTGGACTGGCTGGAATCTTTGCGGCCCTGAAGCCCTTTGTGGGCATCATACTCTCCTCGATTCGCGGCGACGAGATTCACCTGGAGCTGCCCCACAACGGCGTTTACCCGTACGATCTCCAGGTGGTCATGTTTTATGTGCCCACCTATCTGTGGAATGTGATGGCCAGCTATAGTGCA GTAACCATGGCACTCTGCGTGGACTCGCTGCTCTTCTTTTTCACCTACAACGTGTGCGCCATTTTCAAGATCGCCAAGCATCGGATGATCCACCTGCCGGCGGTGGGCGGaaaggaggagctggaggGGCTCGTccaggtgctgctgctgcaccagAAGGGACTCCAGATCGCCGATCACATAGCGGACAAGTACCGGCCGCTGATCTTTCTGCAGTTCTTTCTGTCCGCCCTGCAGATCTGCTTCATTGGATTCCAGGCGGCTGATCTGTTTCCCAATCCGCAGAGTCTCTACTTCGTCGCCTTTGTCGGCTCGCTGCTCATCGCGCTGTTCATCTACTCGAAGTGCGGCGAAAATATCAAGAGTGCCAGCCTGGATTTCGGAAACGGGCTGTACGAGAGCAACTGGACCGACTTCTCGCCACCCACCAAGAGAGCCCTCCTCATCGCCGCCATGCGCGCCCAGCGACCTTGCCAGATGAAGGGCTACTTTTTCGAGGCCAGCATGGCCACCTTCTCGACG ATTGTTCGCTCTGCCGTGTCGTACATTATGATGTTGCGCTCCTTTAATGCCTAA
- the LOC117146380 gene encoding ATP synthase membrane subunit DAPIT, mitochondrial, whose amino-acid sequence MAGEGEKLTGLSKIFNGTTMSGRANVAKATYAVMGLLIAYQVLKPKKK is encoded by the exons ATGGCTGGCGAAGGCGAGAAACTGACCGGCCTGTCGAAAATCTTCAATGGCACCACCATGAGCGGCCGTGCAAAT GTGGCCAAGGCCACGTACGCCGTGATGGGCCTGCTGATCGCCTACCAGGTGCTGAAGCCCAAGAAGAAGTAG